The stretch of DNA GACCCGGTTCGGGCGCGGCTTCGTCGCCGAGCTCAACCGACTGGGCATGCTGGTCGACCTCTCCCATGTCGGCAACCGCTCGGCCGCCGACACGATCGCCAGCTCGAGCCACCCGGTGGCCTTCACCCATGCCAACGCGGCGGACCTCTTCGACCACCCGCGCAACAAGCCGACCTGGCTGCTCAAGGAGCTGGCCAGCCGCGGCGGCGTGATCGGCTGTGCGCTCTACCCGAACCTGGTCGGACCCGAGTTCAGCGCGACGTTGGACACGTGGTGCGAGATGGTCGCCCGGACGGCGGAGATCGTCGGCGTGGAGCATGTCGCGATCGGCAGCGACCTCGGCGGCACCTACTCCTCGACCCAGATGGACCGACTCCGCTCCGGCTACTGGACCCGCGCCGTCGACCCCGGCGCCGCCACACCCGGTACGCCGGACCTCGCCGAGCCGGTGTGGTTGCCCGAGATGGGCCAAGCGACCCAGATCGAGGAGGGTCTCGCACGCGCCGGCTTCTCTGCCGACGACATCGTCCGGGTGTTGCGGGAGAACTGGCTCGCGCTCTACGCCGAGGTGCTGGGATGACCACGCTGCGAGCCGAGTCCGGCGACCTCACCGAGACCGCGCCCACCGTCGTACCCCTGCGGCACCCGGGCCGGATCGCCG from Nocardioides sp. BP30 encodes:
- a CDS encoding membrane dipeptidase gives rise to the protein MTGLRWVDGMQSGHYAREQFEANAAGGLLCATVTVGVWEDFPEAVDATLAWRRAIEANADVAMHARTMADIRSAEDQDRVALLLGFQNSNLVADRLDRVEAFHDLGVRVMQLTYNNANHAASGCYEAADGGLTRFGRGFVAELNRLGMLVDLSHVGNRSAADTIASSSHPVAFTHANAADLFDHPRNKPTWLLKELASRGGVIGCALYPNLVGPEFSATLDTWCEMVARTAEIVGVEHVAIGSDLGGTYSSTQMDRLRSGYWTRAVDPGAATPGTPDLAEPVWLPEMGQATQIEEGLARAGFSADDIVRVLRENWLALYAEVLG